A single Brienomyrus brachyistius isolate T26 chromosome 11, BBRACH_0.4, whole genome shotgun sequence DNA region contains:
- the dnaja2a gene encoding dnaJ homolog subfamily A member 2a — protein sequence MANVADTKLYDILGVSPGASENELKKAYRKLAKEYHPDKNPNAGDKFKEISFAYEVLMNPEKKELYDRYGEQGLREGGCGGGGMDDIFSHIFGGGLFGFMGGQSRSRNGGRRRGEDMVHPLKVSLEDLYNGKTTKLQLSKNVLCSTCNGQGGKSGAVQKCTSCRGRGVRVMIRQLAPGMVQQMQSVCTDCNGEGEVINEKDRCKKCEGKKVVKEVKILEVHVDKGMKHGQKITFGGEADQAPGLEPGDIVLVLQEKEHQTFKRDGNDLHMSYKIGLVEALCGFQFTLKHLDGRQIVVKYPPGKIIEPGSLRVVRGEGMPQYRNPFEKGDLYVKFDVQFPDNNWISPEKLAELEDLLPVRAEAPIVSGDVEEVDLLEYDMSQSSSGGHRREAYNDSSDEESGHHGPGVQCAHQ from the exons ATGGCGAACGTCGCTGACACCAAGCTGTACGACATCCTGGGGGTGTCTCCCGGCGCCTCCGAGAACGAGCTGAAGAAG GCATACCGAAAGCTCGCAAAGGAATACCATCCTGACAAAAATCCCAATGCTGGCGACAag TTTAAGGAGATCAGCTTTGCCTACGAAGTTCTGATGAACCCGGAGAAGAAGGAGTTGTACGACCGCTATGGGGAACAGGGTCTGCGGGAAGGTGGCTGCGGGGGTGGCGGCATGGATGACATCTTCTCCCACATCTTTGGAGGGGGGCTCTTCGGGTTCATGGGTGGCCAAAGCAGGAGCCGCAATGGCGGGAGGAGGAGAGGCGAGGACATGGTGCACCCTCTCAA GGTGTCACTTGAAGATCTGTACAACGGAAAGACTACAAAGCTGCAGCTAAGCAAGAATGTCCTGTGTAGCACATGTAATGG TCAGGGTGGCAAATCGGGAGCTGTTCAGAAGTGCACCTCTTGCCGGGGTCGTGGTGTGCGTGTCATGATCCGACAACTCGCCCCGGGAATGGTCCAACAGATGCAGTCAGTCTGCACCGATTGCAATGGGGAAG GTGAAGTCATCAATGAGAAAGACCGCTGTAAAAAATGTGAGGGTAAGAAGGTGGTGAAGGAAGTAAAGATCCTAGAGGTCCATGTAGATAAGGGCATGAAGCACGGCCAGAAGATCACCTTCGGTGGCGAGGCGGACCAGGCCCCGGGGCTGGAGCCTGGAGACATTGTGCTAGTCCTCCAAGAGAAGGAGCATCAG ACTTTCAAGAGAGATGGCAACGACCTGCACATGTCCTACAAGATAGGCCTTGTCGAGGCTCTCTGCGGATTCCAGTTTACATTGAAGCACTTAGACGGCAGACAGATTGTTGTGAAATACCCCCCCGGGAAGATCATTGAGCCAG GTTCGCTCAGAGTGGTGCGAGGTGAAGGCATGCCACAGTACCGTAACCCTTTTGAAAAAGGGGATTTGTATGTTAAATTTGATGTGCAGTTCCCAGACAACAACTGGATAAGCCCAGAGAAACTTGCT GAACTGGAGGATTTGCTGCCCGTTAGAGCAGAGGCACCCATCGTATCGGGTGACGTGGAGGAGGTGGACCTCCTGGAGTATGATATGAGCCAGAGCTCATCAGGAGGCCACCGGCGGGAGGCGTACAACGACAGCTCTGACGAGGAGAGCGGCCACCATGGGCCAGGCGTCCAGTGCGCCCATCAGTAA
- the c11h16orf87 gene encoding UPF0547 protein C16orf87 homolog has product MSANKAKKVKMATKSCPECDQQIPVACKSCPCGFVFISRKLLNAKLTERASPAIDKFDPKRRRTERIRREKMNSAAPIDMENRRRSRSNSQSEQIRRGRGRPKTVTLKKQEEEKEKQDKEVDIYANLSDEKAFVFSVALAEINRKILGQRLVL; this is encoded by the exons ATGTCGGCAAATAAAGCCAAGAAAGTGAAaatggccaccaaatcatgccCCGAATGTGATCAACAG ATCCCAGTAGCTTGCAAATCATGCCCCTGCGGATTTGTCTTCATTAGTCGAAAACTGCTAAACGCAAAATTAACCGAGAGGGCATCTCCAGCTATAG ACAAGTTTGACCCTAAGAGGAGGAGGACAGAGCGAATCCGCAGGGAGAAAATGAACTCTGCGGCGCCCATCGACATGGAGAATAGGAGGCGATCCCGGTCCAACAGCCAGTCCGAGCAGATCCGCAGGGGTCGCGGACGGCCGAAGACAGTCACGCTTaagaagcaggaggaggagaagg AAAAACAGGACAAAGAGGTGGACATATACGCCAATCTCTCGGATGAGAAGGCTTTCGTGTTTTCTGTGGCACTGGCTGAGATCAACAGAAAAATCCTGGGCCAGAGACTCGTCTTATAA
- the gpt2 gene encoding alanine aminotransferase 2 — protein sequence MHRFQRLSTSFLFSGRFGRKRVQIEGTAFESRRGGQTVRFKAQGPARQCGGSKRYSTAEATVESRRNGEVRERTLTMETLNPNVKAVEYAVRGPIVIKAVELERGLQDGMKQPFAEVIKANIGDAHAMGQQPITFLRQVVALCTCPELLESPSFPEDAKQRARRILQGCGGESLGSYSASQGVDCIRKDIATYVEQRDQGVPCNWDNVYLTTGASDGIMSILKLLVSGQGPSRTGVMIPIPQYPLYSAAISELEAVQVNYYLDEDHCWALDVNELQRAFHEAKHYCNPKVLCIINPGNPTGQVQSRKCIEDVLHFAYEEKLFVMADEVYQDNIYSSSCQFHSFKKVLYEMGPEYFNNVELASFHSTSKGYTGECGFRGGYMEVINMDPEVKAQLIKLLSVRLCPPVSGQAAMDIIVNPPRPGEPSFLQFHKEKTSVLSTLAEKAKLTESILNTIPGIKCNPVQGAMYAFPRIFIPPQAVEEAKVLGMPPDMMYCLRLLEDTGICIVPGSGFGQREDTFHFRMTILPTTEKLKLLLEKLAAFHIKFLQKYTALGESSDKSPSGQAKAHLP from the exons ATGCATCGTTTTCAACGTCTGTCGACTAGTTTTTTGTTTAGCGGCCGTTTCGGCAGAAAGCGAGTCCAGATCGAGGGGACAGCTTTTGAGTCGCGTCGGGGCGGACAGACAGTGCGGTTCAAGGCGCAGGGACCGGCGAGGCAGTGCGGCGGCTCGAAGCGCTACAGTACGGCGGAGGCGACGGTGGAGAGTCGGAGGAACGGCGAGGTGCGGGAGAGGACGCTGACGATGGAGACGCTGAACCCAAACGTGAAGGCGGTGGAGTACGCCGTCAGGGGGCCGATCGTTATCAAAGCCGTGGAGCTGGAAAGGGGTCTGCAGGAC GGGATGAAGCAGCCGTTTGCAGAGGTCATTAAGGCCAACATCGGGGACGCACACGCCATGGGACAGCAGCCAATCACATTCCTGCGACAG GTGGTGGCTCTCTGCACGTGTCCGGAACTGCTGGAGAGTCCCTCTTTCCCGGAGGATGCCAAACAGCGCGCTCGGCGTATCCTGCAGGGCTGTGGGGGAGAGAGCTTAG GCTCATACAGTGCCAGCCAGGGTGTGGACTGCATCCGGAAAGACATCGCCACGTATGTGGAGCAACGGGATCAGGGAGTGCCCTGCAACTGGGACAACGTCTACCTCACCACCGGAGCCAGCGATGGCATCATG AGCATCCTGAAGCTGCTGGTGTCAGGGCAGGGTCCATCCCGGACTGGCGTGATGATCCCTATCCCCCAGTACCCTCTGTACTCGGCAGCAATCTCCGAGCTGGAGGCCGTGCAGGTCAACTACTACCTGGACGAGGACCACTGCTGGGCGCTGGATGTCAACGAGCTGCAGAGAGCTTTCCATGAGGCCAAGCACTACTGCAACCCAAAAGTGCTGTGCATCATCAACCCAGGGAACCCTACAG GTCAGGTTCAGAGCCGGAAATGCATCGAAGACGTCCTGCACTTCGCCTATGAAGAGAAGCTCTTCGTCATGGCCGATGAG GTGTACCAGGACAACATCTACTCCTCCTCCTGCCAGTTCCACTCCTTTAAGAAGGTCCTTTATGAGATGGGCCCTGAGTACTTCAACAATGTGGAGCTAGCATCCTTCCACTCCACCTCCAAAGGCTACACGGGGGA GTGTGGCTTTCGCGGTGGCTACATGGAGGTCATCAACATGGACCCAGAGGTGAAAGCCCAGCTGATCAAGCTGCTGTCGGTGCGTCTTTGCCCTCCGGTGTCCGGACAGGCCGCCATGGACATCATCGTGAACCCCCCCCGGCCAGGGGAGCCCTCCTTCCTGCAGTTCCACAAG GAAAAGACCTCTGTACTCAGCACTCTGGCGGAGAAGGCCAAGCTGACCGAATCAATCCTCAACACAATCCCCGGCATCAAGTGCAACCCAGTGCAGGGGGCCATGTACGCCTTCCCCCGCATCTTCATCCCGCCCCAAGCCGTGGAGGAGGCCAAG GTGCTGGGGATGCCCCCTGACATGATGTACTGCCTACGTCTGCTGGAGGATACTGGGATCTGCATTGTTCCCGGAAGTGGCTTTGGCCAGAGGGAGGACACCTTCCACTTCAG AATGACGATTTTACCAACTACAGAGAAGCTGAAGCTGCTTCTGGAGAAGCTTGCTGCTTTCCATATCAAGTTCCTGCAGAAATACACAGCCCTGGGGGAGTCGTCTGACAAAAGCCCAAGCGGACAGGCTAAGGCGCACCTCCCCTAG
- the cdca9 gene encoding borealin-2, protein MPARKVRKTSAKAEGDGEGQLSKEQQHEKRKRLFTQQFEKEAQDRMNEMEGKMEQILATVERVFRVEMMKMPPAMSRTGIKELMCEEDTPVGEVTIAMKNESTEINQPLTRKPSKRGQTNASAPRLQRTLSVQSKKATKEVSQMTKSRSLANAPDSFKTPRVATTLSTKRTRGCVAKISDPTSVKTQKRSKHLSGLLSEVDPVGTSPLMATATVSTSCGETLLLSNDVKDHIDIGMLDEMAVLQMQQLRELMDYLCKKVVNSTQ, encoded by the exons ATGCCGGCGAGAAAGGTCAGGAAAACCAGCGCAAAGGCTGAAGGGGATGGCGAAGGGCAGTTAAGTAAAGAACAACAACATGAAAAAAGGAAGCGGCTTTTTACGCAGCAGTTTGAAAAAGAAG CACAGGACCGGATGAATGAGATGGAAGGCAAGATGGAGCAGATCTTGGCCACTGTGGAGCGGGTATTTAGGGTGGAAATGATGAAGATGCCGCCAGCCATGTCGCGCACCGGAATTAAGGAGCTGATGTGCG AGGAAGATACTCCAGTTGGAGAAGTCACCATTGCGATGAAG AACGAGTCTACAGAGATCAATCAACCCCTGACTAGGAAGCCGAGCAAAAGAG GCCAGACAAATGCATCTGCTCCAAGACTGCAAAGAACTTTGTCAGTTCAAAGCAAAAAGGCCACAAAGGAAGTAtctcag ATGACCAAGTCGAGATCACTTGCAAATGCACCAGATTCCTTCAAGACCCCCAG GGTAGCCACAACTCTCTCTACTAAGAGGACTCGTGGGTGTGTTGCCAAAATCAGTGACCCCACTTCTGTTAAAACCCAGAAAAG ATCCAAACACCTCAGTGGTTTGCTAAGTGAAGTGGACCCTGTCGGCACCTCTCCTCTGATGGCTACGGCTACAGTATCCACCTCTTGTGGCGAG ACCCTGCTTCTGTCCAATGACGTCAAAGACCACATTGACATTGGGATGCTGGATGAGATGGCAGTTTTGCAGATGCAGCAGCTGAGG GAATTGATGGATTACCTGTGTAAAAAGGTTGTAAATAGTACCCAATGA